In a single window of the Sesamum indicum cultivar Zhongzhi No. 13 linkage group LG16, S_indicum_v1.0, whole genome shotgun sequence genome:
- the LOC105178635 gene encoding UDP-glycosyltransferase 71E1, protein MTKAEMVFVPAPGRGHLLATVEMAKLLIDRDERLSITVLVIKPSNDPNSSLHSYSPESNSRIRFMDIADVTLSTSTNSPITFQGQFIESHKDPVRNSVTKIVQDFGPGCRLTGFVIDMFCTAMIDVANEFGVPTYVFYTSGASTLGLLFHFQDLRDYQNQDVTVYENSSEELSIPSYKLPVPAKLLPALIFHKIGGSSMLLNYAKRFRETKGIVVNTFLELESHAMKSLSEDDNIPPVYSIGPILHSDNENNRNPKYDEIMKWLDEQHNSSVVFLCFGSKGCFDDNSQVKEIAVALERSGHRFLWSLRKPPNEDHKFRITPGEYKNPEEVLPEGFLERNAGIGKVIGWAPQMAVLSHRAVGGFVSHCGWNSTLESMWCGVPMAVWPLSAEQQMNAFQLVKDLGVAVEIKMDYKRNLMGGSNMIVKAEEIENGIRHLMQPQSEIRDNVEAMKLKSRMTLVENGSSFDYVGRFIENVMDNIL, encoded by the coding sequence ATGACCAAAGCAGAGATGGTGTTCGTTCCTGCTCCCGGAAGAGGACACCTACTAGCAACAGTGGAGATGGCAAAACTGCTGATCGACAGAGACGAACGCCTCTCCATCACCGTGCTGGTTATCAAGCCCTCTAACGACCCCAACAGCAGCCTTCATTCTTATTCCCCGGAATCCAATTCCAGGATTCGTTTCATGGACATTGCAGACGTCACCCTGTCGACGTCCACGAACTCTCCCATAACCTTTCAGGGCCAATTCATCGAGAGTCACAAGGATCCTGTGAGAAATTCCGTGACCAAAATAGTCCAAGATTTTGGTCCAGGCTGTAGGCTCACCGGATTTGTGATTGACATGTTTTGCACTGCTATGATTGACGTAGCTAACGAGTTTGGCGTTCCGACCTATGTGTTTTACACGTCAGGGGCCTCAACTCTGGGGCTTTTGTTCCATTTCCAGGACCTGAGAGATTATCAAAATCAAGACGTGACAGTGTACGAGAACTCAAGCGAGGAGCTGTCCATTCCGTCGTACAAATTACCAGTCCCTGCCAAGTTATTGCctgctttaatttttcataagatTGGTGGCAGCTCGATGCTTCTCAATTACGCCAAGAGATTCAGAGAAACCAAGGGAATCGTGGTAAACACTTTCCTGGAATTAGAATCCCACGCAATGAAGTCCCTTTCCGAGGATGACAACATCCCACCAGTTTACTCAATCGGACCAATACTTCATTCAGACAATGAAAATAATCGTAACCCAAAGTATGATGAGATCATGAAGTGGCTTGATGAGCAGCATAATTCTTCAGTGGTCTTTCTCTGTTTCGGGAGCAAGGGGTGTTTCGATGATAACAGCCAGGTGAAGGAGATCGCGGTGGCGCTCGAACGGAGTGGCCATCGATTTTTATGGTCCCTGAGGAAGCCCCCTAATGAGGATCACAAATTCAGGATCACTCCAGGCGAGTACAAAAATCCGGAAGAAGTACTACCAGAAGGGTTCCTGGAACGTAATGCCGGGATTGGGAAGGTGATCGGCTGGGCTCCTCAAATGGCTGTTTTGTCCCACCGTGCTGTGGGAGGGTTCGTATCACATTGTGGATGGAACTCGACGCTTGAAAGCATGTGGTGCGGAGTGCCAATGGCAGTGTGGCCATTGTCAGCCGAGCAGCAAATGAATGCTTTCCAGTTGGTGAAGGATTTGGGAGTAGCCGTGGAGATAAAGATGGACTATAAGAGGAACTTGATGGGTGGTAGTAATATGATTGTAAAAGCTGAGGAGATAGAGAACGGAATCAGGCACCTGATGCAGCCCCAAAGTGAGATTCGGGACAACGTTGAAGCGATGAAATTGAAGAGTAGGATGACTTTGGTTGAAAATGGGTCATCCTTCGACTACGTCGGACGTTTCATAGAAAATGTAATGGATAATATTCTATGA
- the LOC105178687 gene encoding cytochrome b561 and DOMON domain-containing protein At5g47530-like yields MDKFSKNIVLLASFLIIFLTASSSRAQNCSDYRFSNNNIYKACNSLPALNSFLHWNYHQSSHTVDLAYRQTGITASNWVAWSINPGGGAMIGAQSLVAFRNSSGLLRAYTSPISSYGTRLEEGPLSFRVPGIAAEFTNNQMIIYATIELPRERTSFIHVWQHGSTFGNTPLMHSMDGEHVRSVGTIDFSTGLTTNVGTATSESRRRIRNVHGVLNVVSWGIMMPIGAMAARYLKVFKVANPAWFYLHITCQSSAYIMGVVGWGLGLKLGHDSPGVQGTAHRNIGITLFILATIQVFALFLRPKPDHKYRSYWNMYHHSIGYTVIVLSIVNIFEGLDKLDPEKKWKRAYAGVLIFLGAIALLLEAYTWYVVLKGRRQSTSDKHPQEANGVNGA; encoded by the exons ATGGACAAGTTCTCCAAGAATATCGTCCTGTTGGCATCTTTCTTGATCATCTTTCTCACGGCTTCTTCATCTCGAGCTCAGAATTGTTCAGACTACAGATTCTCCAACAACAACATCTACAAGGCGTGCAACAGTCTTCCTGCTCTCAACTCCTTTCTGCACTGGAACTACCATCAATCCAGCCACACAGTTGATTTAGCGTACAGGCAGACAGGAATCACGGCGTCCAATTGGGTTGCTTGGTCCATCAACCCGGGCGGAGGGGCCATGATCGGAGCACAGAGTTTGGTTGCTTTCCGCAACTCTAGCGGGCTTCTCCGTGCTTACACCTCCCCGATTTCCAGCTACGGCACTCGGCTGGAAGAGGGCCCTTTGAGCTTCAGGGTTCCAGGTATTGCCGCTGAGTTCACCAACAACCAGATGATCATATACGCGACCATTGAACTTCCGAGAGAGAGAACCAGTTTTATACATGTTTGGCAACACGGTTCAACTTttgggaacacccctttgatgCATTCTATGGATGGAGAACATGTAAGATCTGTTGGGACAATTGATTTCTCTACTGGGCTAACTACAAATGTCGGCACAGCCACCTCAGAGTCAAGACGTCGCATAAGAAAC GTTCATGGAGTGCTGAATGTAGTGAGTTGGGGGATTATGATGCCTATTGGTGCAATGGCAGCAAGGTATCTAAAGGTGTTCAAGGTGGCAAATCCAGCGTGGTTTTACCTTCACATTACGTGCCAATCTTCAGCCTATATTATGGGCGTGGTTGGCTGGGGCCTAGGCCTCAAACTCGGCCATGATTCGCCTGGAGTTCAGGGAACGGCTCATAGGAATATCGGTATCACCCTGTTTATCCTCGCAACAATTCAG GTATTTGCCTTGTTTTTGAGGCCAAAGCCGGACCATAAATACAGATCCTACTGGAACATGTACCACCACAGTATAGGATACACCGTGATCGTCCTCAGCATAGTCAACATCTTTGAAGGATTGGACAAATTGGATCctgaaaagaaatggaaaagagCATATGCTGGTGTGCTCATATTCCTTGGAGCCATTGCTCTTCTGTTAGAAGCATATACATGGTATGTTGTGCTCAAGGGAAGACGGCAGTCGACGTCTGATAAACACCCACAAGAGGCCAATGGAGTGAATGGAGCTTAA
- the LOC105178636 gene encoding anthocyanidin 3-O-glucosyltransferase 2 yields the protein MAEAKKLASLVFIPLPALSHLTAAVKMAKLLADRDECLSITVLIMRMPMENKISSYTKNSPDSRVNFVELPQNESILTELMKYPKHFVARFVESQKDLVRDAVLEIMKSSSSCKIAGFVIDMFCTSMIDVANGLGIPTYVFVSSGSAALGLMLHLQSLRDDNNLDLTEYKNSDAEISVPTHCKPVPAKVWPSSVFDKESDLLDFVKRYRETAGIIVNTFLDLESHQIRSLSNTEKIPPIYPVGPILQFGEDQTDQEKQSHRTIFEWLDRQPLSSVVFLCFGSKGCFNEDQVKEIAVALENSGHRFLWSLRKPPSKEKIESPGEYENPEDVLPRGFLERTAEIGKVIGWAPQMEVLSHPAVGGFVSHCGWNSTLESVWCGVPMAVWPLFAEQQANAFLLVKEFEMAVEIKMDYNADSNVIVGAETIEKAIKQLMNPENEIRVKMKALKEKSRMALMEGGSSYNYLKCFVENVMKNIS from the coding sequence ATGGCTGAAGCCAAAAAATTAGCCAGCCTAGTCTTCATTCCTTTGCCTGCACTGAGTCACCTGACAGCAGCAGTAAAGATGGCAAAGCTCCTCGCGGATCGAGACGAGTGCCTCTCGATCACAGTCCTCATCATGAGGATGCCAATGGAAAACAAGATCAGTTCCTACACCAAGAACTCGCCTGACTCCCGAGTAAACTTCGTGGAACTGCCCCAAAACGAGTCCATCCTTACAGAGTTGATGAAATATCCCAAGCACTTCGTGGCTCGGTTCGTGGAGAGTCAAAAGGATCTTGTCAGGGACGCTGTGCTCGAAATAATGAAAAGTTCGAGTTCGTGTAAGATTGCTGGATTTGTAATCGACATGTTCTGCACATCCATGATTGACGTCGCCAACGGGCTTGGCATCCCCACTTACGTTTTCGTCTCTTCTGGTTCGGCAGCGCTGGGCCTGATGCTCCATCTCCAGAGTCTTAGAGATGACAATAATCTGGATCTGACGGAGTACAAGAATTCAGATGCTGAGATATCTGTACCAACACATTGTAAACCTGTTCCTGCTAAAGTATGGCCTTCATCAGTGTTTGATAAGGAAAGTGATCTCCTCGATTTTGTCAAAAGGTACAGAGAGACGGCAGGAATTATTGTGAACACCTTTCTTGACTTGGAATCCCACCAAATTAGGTCACTCTCCAACACTGAGAAAATCCCACCAATTTACCCCGTGGGACCAATACTTCAATTTGGGGAAGACCAAACTGATCAGGAAAAGCAAAGCCACAGGACAATCTTCGAGTGGCTTGACAGGCAACCTCTTTCATCTGTTGTGTTTCTTTGCTTTGGTAGCAAGGGATGCTTCAATGAGGATCAGGTGAAGGAGATTGCTGTGGCCCTAGAAAATAGTGGACATCGGTTTTTGTGGTCCCTGAGGAAGCCACCTTCGAAAGAAAAGATTGAGTCTCCAGGGGAGTATGAAAATCCTGAAGATGTGTTACCACGGGGATTCCTTGAACGAACTGCGGAGATTGGGAAGGTGATTGGGTGGGCGCCTCAAATGGAAGTTTTATCTCACCCTGCAGTAGGAGGATTTGTGTCGCACTGTGGATGGAACTCAACATTGGAAAGTGTGTGGTGCGGGGTACCAATGGCCGTGTGGCCTTTGTTTGCAGAGCAACAGGCCAATGCGTTTCTGCTGGTGAAGGAGTTTGAAATGGCAGTTGAGATTAAGATGGACTATAATGCGGACAGTAATGTGATTGTCGGCGCAGAGACGATAGAGAAGGCAATCAAGCAGCTGATGAACCCAGAGAATGAGATCCGAGTTAAGATGAAAGCACTGAAAGAGAAGAGCAGAATGGCCCTGATGGAAGGTGGGTCGTCGTACAATTACTTGAAATGTTTTGTTGAGAATGTCATGAAAAACATTTCTTAA